One Camelina sativa cultivar DH55 unplaced genomic scaffold, Cs unpScaffold00651, whole genome shotgun sequence genomic window carries:
- the LOC104773811 gene encoding putative UDP-sugar transporter DDB_G0278631, which produces MSPEKKMVAIVVDPSMKDVSIGEEDTKKVRPSSSSGISSRGVFAAISYMASAVLLVIFNKAALSSYRFQSANVITLFQMLSSCLFLYVMRYFKFISFNNDGLKSEHNNKSLFTLVTTRRLFQTIPLAFTYLFYMLVTMESVRNINVPMYTTLRRTTILFTMIMEYFLTGQKHSASIIFSVGIIILGAIIAGIRDLSFDGYGYGLVFTANICTATYLALIARIGKSSGLNIFGLMWCNGIICIPFLLLWTSVKGELEAMLSFPHLYSLGFQVVICLSCMLAFLINYSVFLNTTLNSALTHSICGNLKDLFTIALGWLIFAGLPFDWVNVMGQALGFTGSIVYAFFKYKGI; this is translated from the exons ATGTCACCAGAAAAAAAGATGGTAGCGATTGTCGTTGATCCATCGATGAAAGACGTATcaattggagaagaagacacaaaaaaagtgagaccttcttcttcgtcaggcATATCCTCTAGAGGAGTCTTCGCCGCCATCTCTTACATGGCATCTgctg TTCTATTAGTAATATTCAATAAAGCGGCACTTTCTTCATACAGATTTCAAAGTGCAAATGTTATAACTCTATTTCAG ATGCTTTcgtcttgtttatttttgtatgtgATGAGATATTTTAAGTTCATATCATTCAATAATGATGGATTAAAGAGCGAGCACAACAACAAGAGTTTGTTCACTCTTGTAACAACAAGACGGTTGTTTCAGACGATCCCTCTTGCATTCACATATCTATTTTATATG CTAGTAACAATGGAGTCCGTACGTAATATCAACGTTCCAATGTACACAACACTCCGACGAACGACTATACTTTTCACGATGATTATGGAATATTTCCTTACTGGTCAAAAGCATTCTGCTTCAATCATCTTCAG cgttggaataataatattagGTGCTATAATCGCTGGAATAAGAGACTTATCGTTTGATGGTTATGGGTATGGACTGGTATTCACAGCAAATATATGTACCGCAACTTACCTTGCCTTGATTGCACGTATCg GAAAATCAAGTGGCCTCAACATCTTTGGACTAATGTGGTGTAATG GAATCATTTGCATCCCATTTTTGTTGTTATGGACATCTGTAAAAGGTGAACTTGAAGCCATGTTATCGTTTCCTCATCTCTACTCTCTTGGCTTTCAG GTGGTGATATGTCTTTCATGTATGTTGGCTTTCTTGATAAATTACTCTGTGTTCCTCAACACAACCCTTAATTCAGCCCTAACACATTCAATATGTGGTAATCTGAAG GATCTATTCACCATTGCACTAGGTTGGCTTATATTCGCTGGACTTCCCTTTGATTGG GTAAACGTAATGGGCCAAGCTCTGGGTTTTACTGGATCTATTGTTTATGCATTTTTCAAATACAAAGGCATTTGA
- the LOC109131595 gene encoding uncharacterized protein At1g43920, Chloroplastic-like — MSCNSGQSGVENKIRGCHGVPSKCHCGLEVVLYTSNTQANPGRPFFRCPNRGDDHLFKWVEEGVYEEVVDLKARIEELKEDGILIKRDNKRWKLICLFCLKLVLGY; from the exons ATGAGTTGCAATTCTGGGCAATCGGGTGTTGAAAACAAAATCCGTGGATGCCATGGGGTTCCGTCGAAGTGTCATTGTGGTTTAGAGGTTGTTCTCTACACATCGAACACGCAAGCAAATCCAGGAAGACCTTTCTTTCGCTGTCCAAACAGAGGAGAT gacCATTTATTCAAATGGGTTGAGGAAGGTGTTTACGAAGAGGTTGTAGACTTGAAGGCTCGGATTGAAGAACTGAAGGAAGATGGAATATTGATCAAAAGAGACAATAAGAGATGGaagttgatttgtttgttctgCTTG aaaTTAGTTCTTGGTTACTAG
- the LOC104773807 gene encoding uncharacterized protein LOC104773807 translates to MNRVNNGFSHSVFYIISLLLPLISSGLCMDPFSYDQTLKSESECLMEPPQATVTTGGGGFRELKINDNGGIRNVVERTDLEEGNIYSISAWIKLRNENQGKVGMILRRDNGRKVYGGEVMAKKGCWSMLKGGINADFSGPIDMFFKSDGLAAAEISVQNVRLQRFNKTQWRLQQDQVIDKIRKNKVRFQVSFPNESSLKGSVISIEQNKPSFLLGCAMNYLILENDRYKEWFVSRFRLTSFTNEMKWYSTESVRGQENYSLADRMMTLAEENKILVKGHTVLWDDKTWQPSWVKTITDPKDLKNVTLNRINSVMKRYKGRLIGWDVVNENVHFSYFEDMLGKNASAIFFSLASKLDPDIPLFVNEFNTLEYANEIIGSPVNVKKKMEEIVSYSGNMEIKGGIGAQGHFPPQQPNLAYMRSALDTLGSLGYPVWLTEVDMPKCPDQVKYMEDILREAYSHPAVKGIIIYGGPEVSGFNKLTLADKDFKNTGTGDLIDKLLKEWKQGPAEIPIQNHEHNDEEEGRIIWFSPEISLLHGHYTVTVTNPLMKNSSTSFSLEVTKEMGHLQEIQLVINA, encoded by the exons atgaacagaGTCAACAATGGCTTTTCCCACTCGGTGTTTTatatcatctctcttcttcttcctcttataAGTTCAGGGCTTTGCATGGATCCTTTCTCCTACGACCAGACTCTCAAATCCGAGTCCGAG TGCCTCATGGAGCCTCCACAAGCGACTGTAACtactggaggaggaggattcaGAGAATTGAAGATCAACGACAATGGTGGAATCAGAAATGTAGTAGAGAGAACTGATCTTGAGGAAGGCAACATATACAGCATTTCTG CTTGGATAAAATTGAGAAATGAAAATCAAGGAAAAGTAGGAATGATACTGAGGAGAGATAATGGTAGAAAGGTTTATGGAGGTGAAGTTATGGCGAAGAAAGGATGCTGGTCTATGCTTAAAGGCGGTATTAACGCTGATTTCTCAGGCCCTATCGACATGTTCTTCAAG AGTGATGGCTTAGCGGCCGCGGAGATATCTGTACAAAATGTGAGGCTGCAACGGTTTAACAAAACTCAGTGGAGGCTACAACAAGACCAAGTCATTGACAAG ATTCGGAAGAACAAAGTGAGATTTCAAGTGAGTTTTCCGAATGAAAGCTCATTAAAAGGATCAGTGATTTCCATAGAACAGAACAAACCATCATTTCTCCTTGGCTGTGCTATGAACTACCTAATTTTGGAAAATGATAGATATAAAGAATGGTTTGTGTCGCGGTTTAGACTAACTTCGTTTaccaatgaaatgaaatggtaTTCAACTGAGTCAGTGAGAGGCCAAGAGAACTACTCACTGGCTGATCGAATGATGACACTTGCAGAGGAAAACAAGATTCTAGTCAAAGGACATACGGTCCTGTGGGACGATAAGACCTGGCAGCCAAGTTGGGTTAAGACGATAACAGATCCTAAAGATTTGAAGAATGTGACACTCAACCGGATCAACTCGGTTATGAAGAGATATAAAGGGAGATTAATTGGATGGGATGTGGTGAATGAGAATGTGCATTTCAGCTACTTTGAGGACATGCTTGGGAAAAATGCTTCagctattttcttctctttggcaTCCAAGCTTGATCCTGATATACCATTGTTCGTGAACGAGTTCAACACCTTAGAATATGCTAATGAAATAATTGGGAGTCCGGTTaacgtgaagaagaagatggaagagaTTGTTTCATACTCAGGAAACATGGAAATCAAAGGAGGGATTGGAGCACAAGGTCACTTTCCTCCGCAACAGCCCAACTTGGCTTACATGAGATCCGCATTAGATACATTAGGCTCTCTGGGTTATCCGGTTTGGCTTACCGAGGTTGATATGCCCAAGTGCCCGGATCAG GTTAAATACATGGAGGATATTCTGAGGGAAGCTTACTCGCATCCTGCCGTTAAAGGCATAATTATATACGGTGGGCCTGAGGTGTCCGGTTTCAACAAGTTAACGCTTGCGGATAAAGATTTCAAGAACACAGGAACAGGGGATCTCATCGACAAGTTGCTCAAAGAGTGGAAACAAGGACCTGCAGAGATTCCTATCCAAAACCATGAGcataatgatgaagaagaaggtcgAATAATCTGGTTTTCTCCAGAGATTTCCTTGCTGCATGGACATTACACAGTGACCGTAACTAATCCATTAATGAAGAACTCGTCAACCAGCTTCAGCTTGGAGGTAACAAAGGAGATGGGTCATCTTCAAGAGATTCAACTTGTAATCAATGCTTGA